The following proteins are encoded in a genomic region of Gavia stellata isolate bGavSte3 unplaced genomic scaffold, bGavSte3.hap2 HAP2_SCAFFOLD_42, whole genome shotgun sequence:
- the LOC132321429 gene encoding olfactory receptor 14A16-like: MSNSSSITQFLLLAFADTRELQLLHFCLFLGIYLAALLGNGLIITAIVCDHHLHTPMYFFLLNLSLIDLGSISTTVPKAMANSLWDTRAISFAGCAAQVFLFVLFMSAQFYLLTIMAYDRYIAICKPLHYGSLLGSTACVHMAAAAWGSGLLNVVLHTANTFSLPLCQGNAVDQFFCEIPQILKLSCSDLYLREVGFIVVSVSFAFGCFVFIVLSYVQILRTVLRIPSEQGRHKAFSTCLPHLAVVSLFISTIMFAHLKPPSISSPSLDLVVAVLYSVVPPAVNPLIYSMRNQELKDALRKLMTGCFSEAAMNCPSSSAYHLSHNSLHAQTLFGSLQVLLTATSPLPVIPDCDLKSAGAIMEVLWSLEKADIKPLFKKGRDAD; the protein is encoded by the exons atgtccaacagcagctccatcacccagttcctcctcctggcattcgcagacacgcgggagctgcagctcttgcacttctgcctcttcctgggcatctacctggctgccctcctgggcaatggcctcatcatcaccgccatagtctgcgaccaccacctccacacccccatgtacttcttccttctCAACCTTTCTCTcatcgacctgggctccatctccaccactgtccccaaagccatggccaattccctctgggacaccagggccatctcctttgcaggatgtgctgcccaagtctttctgtttgtccttTTCATGTCAGCACAGTTTTATCTTCTCACCATCATGGCCTACgaccgctacattgccatctgcaaacccctgcactacgggtccctcctgggcagcacagcttgtgtccacatggcagcagctgcctggggcagtgggttgctcaatgttgtgctgcacacagctaatacattttcactaccactctgccaaggcaatgctgtggaccagttcttctgtgaaattccacagatcctcaagctctcctgctcagacttgTACCTCAGGGAGGTTGGGTTTATTGTGGTtagtgtttcttttgcttttgggtgttttgttttcatcgtgctgtcctatgtgcagatcttgaggaccgtgctgaggatcccctctgagcagggacggcacaaagccttttccacatgCCTCCCTCACCTAgctgtggtctccctgttcATCAGCACTATCATGTTTGCccacctgaagcccccctccatctcctccccatccctggacctggtggtggcagttctgtactcggtggtgcctccagcagtgaaccccctcatctacagcatgaggaaccaggagctcaaggatgccctaAGGAAACTGATGACTGgttgcttttcagaagcagcaatgaACTGCCCATCTTCTTCTGCATATCACTTGTCACATAACTCATTACATGCCCAGACTCTCTTTG GCTCATTGCAAGTGCTCCTGACTGCTACGTCACCCTTGCCTGTGATTCCGGATTGTGACCTCAAAAGTGCCGGAGCAATCATGGAGGTTCTGTGGTCCTTGGAAAAAGCAGACATCAAACccctcttcaagaagggcagggATGCGGATTGA